Proteins encoded within one genomic window of Bdellovibrio sp. ArHS:
- a CDS encoding S66 peptidase family protein yields MAKPIRAPKPLKVGDTIGVFTPSSPGYSWNEGLFVNGIKNLERVGFKVKLGSLTHARKSQGYRSGTPEERAQEFMSLIEDPEVQGLVSTIGGNNSSSLIPFLDFEKIREHRKVICGFSDVTSLHLAIMKFSGLRTVYGPSVMCWFGEWPDGVPESTQWFLDAVTLPNKGFRKINPPQRWSNHKRDWSNGDWKNLPRHWQNNEGWKVLHPGVASGEILALNLNTLMSAAGTPYWPDFQDKILLIEDMDAPLSRTERHLQQLKFIGVFEKIKGLIIGKPEFYNQEGASFTYEDLFKEILGPRPYPVISNFDCSHTVPMISITQLSPVEISAFDITEVEFSICSDL; encoded by the coding sequence GTGGCAAAACCAATCCGCGCACCAAAGCCCTTAAAAGTCGGCGACACCATCGGAGTATTCACCCCCTCCAGTCCGGGCTACTCTTGGAATGAAGGACTCTTTGTTAACGGCATAAAAAATCTTGAGCGCGTTGGTTTTAAAGTCAAACTGGGCTCCCTCACGCATGCTCGCAAGTCTCAAGGTTATCGCTCTGGTACGCCCGAAGAGCGAGCACAAGAGTTTATGTCCTTAATCGAGGATCCTGAGGTTCAAGGGCTCGTATCAACTATTGGCGGAAACAACTCTTCCAGTTTGATTCCCTTTTTGGATTTCGAAAAAATACGTGAACACCGCAAAGTCATTTGTGGTTTTAGCGATGTCACCTCTTTGCATCTAGCCATCATGAAGTTCTCTGGGCTGCGAACAGTCTACGGCCCCAGCGTTATGTGCTGGTTTGGAGAGTGGCCCGACGGAGTTCCGGAAAGCACACAGTGGTTTCTGGATGCAGTCACTCTGCCAAACAAAGGATTTCGCAAAATCAATCCTCCACAGAGATGGAGTAATCACAAAAGGGATTGGTCTAATGGCGATTGGAAAAATCTGCCCCGCCATTGGCAGAACAATGAGGGCTGGAAAGTGCTTCATCCTGGCGTTGCTAGCGGAGAAATCTTAGCCTTGAACCTGAACACCCTTATGTCTGCTGCGGGAACACCTTACTGGCCTGACTTCCAAGATAAAATCTTACTTATCGAAGACATGGACGCCCCTTTAAGTCGTACCGAGCGTCACCTTCAGCAGCTAAAGTTCATCGGTGTATTTGAGAAAATAAAAGGTCTGATTATTGGAAAACCAGAGTTTTATAATCAAGAAGGCGCTTCGTTTACCTATGAAGATTTGTTTAAAGAGATTCTTGGACCTCGACCTTATCCCGTCATTTCCAATTTTGACTGCAGCCATACGGTTCCAATGATCTCCATTACGCAGTTATCGCCAGTTGAAATATCCGCTTTTGATATAACTGAAGTCGAATTCTCAATTTGTAGTGATTTGTAG
- a CDS encoding nucleotidyl transferase AbiEii/AbiGii toxin family protein, which yields MSLIQGITEFTNELQKRHIQFGIIGGMAVFAYGGERTTFDIDFLIHGQHKNALKEIAHDLSLKVVNENAEVLQLSGHAQIDIIFANRPKSQEMLEHLRTIDGFPYQVVSPEDLIGLKIQAFAGDRSREFTDKGDILTILRNVPDVNFSKIKEYADIFNVWNEILDIKNRL from the coding sequence ATGTCACTGATACAAGGAATAACAGAGTTCACGAACGAACTACAAAAAAGACATATCCAGTTTGGCATTATCGGTGGGATGGCGGTGTTTGCCTATGGTGGCGAAAGAACCACCTTCGACATTGATTTTTTAATTCATGGCCAGCATAAAAACGCACTCAAAGAAATTGCTCATGATCTAAGTTTGAAAGTAGTCAACGAAAACGCGGAGGTTCTGCAGCTTTCGGGACACGCACAAATTGATATTATTTTCGCGAACCGCCCAAAGTCCCAAGAAATGCTAGAGCATCTTAGAACTATTGATGGATTCCCTTATCAGGTTGTCAGTCCTGAAGATTTAATCGGATTAAAAATCCAAGCTTTTGCTGGAGATCGGTCAAGAGAGTTCACAGACAAGGGAGATATTCTAACAATTCTAAGAAATGTCCCCGATGTTAACTTTAGTAAAATTAAAGAATATGCGGATATATTTAATGTATGGAACGAAATACTGGACATAAAAAACAGACTTTAA
- the spoVG gene encoding septation regulator SpoVG, with protein sequence MKVTEVKVFPVNEDRLKAYVSITLDNCFVVRDLKVIQGTSGLFVAMPSKKRKDGQFRDIAHPLNQETRTMIEDLIFEAYEKELKSMGETLVNLKRQKAPNSDYGDDY encoded by the coding sequence ATGAAAGTCACCGAGGTCAAAGTATTTCCAGTCAATGAGGACCGCCTAAAGGCTTATGTGTCCATCACGCTCGACAATTGTTTCGTTGTTCGCGACCTGAAAGTCATTCAGGGCACGAGCGGGCTGTTTGTAGCTATGCCCAGTAAGAAACGCAAAGACGGTCAGTTCCGTGATATCGCGCATCCCTTAAATCAAGAGACACGCACGATGATCGAAGACCTGATCTTCGAAGCTTATGAAAAAGAATTAAAATCCATGGGAGAAACCCTGGTAAATCTAAAACGCCAAAAGGCGCCTAACAGCGACTACGGCGACGATTACTAA